The candidate division WOR-3 bacterium genomic interval TCGACAATTTCTATCCGGTGATTAAGTCTCTTTTCCTGCACAACATTAAAAATTGAACCACAACCACCGAATTTTTCATCCCGTGCGCCGAATACTATCCGTCTTACCCGCGCCAGGACCAGGGCACCGGCACACATAATACACGGCTCGATCGTGGCATAGATATCGACCTCCTGCAATCTCCAGGAATTCAATGAATTCGCCGCCGCAGTGATCGCTATCATCTCAGCATGGGCAGTAGGATCCTGCAACCTTTCCGTCTGATTATGTCCCCTGCCAATGATTTGATTTTTGAACACGGCAACCGCACCGATCGGCACTTCCTTTTCATTAAACGCCCTTTCTGCTTCCTTGAGTGCCTCTTTCATAAAAAATTCATAAGTCATGGTCTTTCCGCTGCAAACAATCTGCTGTCTTTTGACGACATATACGCCCGAGGCGATTTGAACGCCTAACCTGCGGATCCGTAGTCCGCCGCTCTATCCAGTTGAGCTACGGGCGCAATATGGGGGATTCTCCCCCCTATTCTCCACTCTGTTTTTGTAAACAACCACAAAAACATTCGTGGAGACCTCACACCCCCCTACCACCTGCAGTCTCTGATCTTTTTATCTTATCTGAGACCGCCGTGGTCGATACCTTGAGCAGACGCCGTTTCATTACGCTAACAGATTCATAAAGGAGGGATTCTCCCCCCTATTCTCCACTCTGTTTTTGTAAACAACCACAAAAACATTCGTGGAGACCTCATACCCCCCTTTTTTGATTTTGTTTTATTATATTAGTTTTTTTATTATTGTCAATAAACTTACCAGGTTGATCACTGCTCATAGCGATAAGGTAGATATTCCGGATTCCATATTGCGTGGCTTATCAATTCCCGGAGTTTATCATCCGCCAAATGAATTCCTAAACCGGCATCACGTGCTTCCTTAGCAACTGCAAATGCCACTTCTTCAGAAACTTTTCGGATATCACTTATCTCAGGCAGAAGATTTCCTTTTGCTGCAGCTGAATGAGGAATAAGATCCTGCAGTGCCTTAGCCGCCGCATAGAACATCGCATCAGTAACTTTTGATGTCATAGAAACAATCGCTCCAAGCCCGACCCCCGGGAAAATATACATATTATTACACTGCGTGATTTTCCTGGTTTCGCCATTAACCACTACAGCGTCAAAAGGACTGCCGGTTGCAATTAAACAAGAACCATTGGTGGCGGTAAAGGCTTGCTCAGGTGTACACTCACATTTTTTATTCGGATTAGACAGGGCGAAAATCACCGGTTGAGCTGTATTCTCAGCCATCTGAGCAAGTACCTCGGCGGTAAAACTGTTCGGCATACCGGATGTCCCGATTAACACGGTCGCCTTGCTGTTCAGAACCGTGTCATATAAATCAATCTTATCAGGATTACGGAGTTTCCAGGAGCCGGTATCTGCACGCGAGCGGGCAAAAGGCGCCTGATATTCGTGAGGATTGGTGTCATCAAAAACAAGCCCATTGTGACCCAATGGATAGATGCGTTCTTTTGCTTCTTTTTCTGTCAGCCCTTCATCAATCATTGCATGGGTTAAAATGTTCGCGATACCATAACCGGCTTGACCGAATCCGAAGAAAACATAAATTTGGTCTTTCAACTTCTCTCCTTTGCCGTAAATAGCTGAGAGCAGAGCAGCAAGCGTCACTGCACCGGTACCCTGAATATCATCATTAAAAGAACATATGCGTTCACGATAGCGATTAAGAATGCGCAGTGCATGCTGTTTTCCAAAATCTTCCCATTGCACAAGGGCATGAGGAAAAACTCTTTTCACACTCTGCACAAAATGTTCAATCACTGAATAATATTCATCTCCAGTGAGCCGTTCATGTCTGAGGCCGAGATAAAGAGGATCATTAAGTAAATCCTTATTGTTTGTTCCCACATCAAGCAGTATCGGCAGACACAAAGCCGGATGTAACCCTGCTCCGACTACATACAAACTCGTCTTGCCGACCGGTATTGCCATACCACCGACTCCCTGATCACCCAGGCCTAAAATCCGCTCACCGTCAGTGACGACGATTAAATTAACATTGGAAAAAGGCGCATTGGCGAGAATCGAATCAATCATTGTGATTTGATCAGCCGCAATATACAAACCGCGTGGTCGGCGGAACATATGACTGAAGGTCTTCGCCGCCTCACCAACCGTCGGTGTATATACTATCGGTAACATTTCTTCAGCATTATCCAGGACAAGTCGATAAAAAAGTGTCTCATTACGATCCAGCAACCCAAGCAGAAAAATGAATTTTTCGATCGGACTCGTCTTCTTTGAATAATTTTCATATACCCTTTTCACCTGTTCATCCATTGTCGAACTGTGACGCGGTAAAACCCCATGTAAATCAAGTTGTTCACGCTCCTGCTCAGTAAATGCTGAACCTTTATTATAAATTGGATGTTCCACCAGCAGCCTTCCTTTAAAAGGAACCCTGATGTATTTCTCACCATTCATCGGGTCAACCTGTATTGCAAAGTCTCTCATATTACCTCCAATTTCAGAATTCCAAAATATAAGATATGCTTCATGGCTATGTTTTTCAGAACCCTACATCTTCTTCAGTATATACCATTCAAACAAAAAGTCAAATGTTTTAAATGTAAATCTAAAAAACTACACCTTTTATAATTCTTTCAAGATAATTTTGTATTCAAGAAAAAAACATTAATTCAATAATTTGAAGATTAGAGATTTGCCCCTAACTAGTTCTTTCTCCTGAAAAGACTGATGATGCCGGGAATGAAAAGAACGGTCATCACAAAGCATGCTGCAACCCCCACGGTCAGTAAAGTGCCCAAACTGCGATATGCTGGATAACTGCTAAATGAAAGCGCCCCGAACCCGGCCATTGTAGTCAGAGATGTCAGAAGAATTGCCTTGCCCGTACTGCGCAGCACATCCGATGTTTTATCAAAACCTTCGTATTTATAGCGATGAATGACATGCACACCATCATCAATACCAATCCCGACGATCATTGGTATTCCCATCACATTGATAAAGTCAAGAAGCATACCAAATGATTTCATAATGCCCATCATCACAATACCTCCGCTGATAAGCGGTAGCATCCCCAGCAGGGCAAGACGCAGACTGCGAAAATCAATCCACAAGAGGAGCAAGACAACGATAAGCGTCAAAATTGTTGCCCATAATCCATCTTTCCCAATCAGATTAATAAGATGTAAAAACATTGGAGGTGTGCCGGTTACCCGGGGGCTGACCAGTTGCAGTTGTTTGGTAAACCGATCAAGCACAGCAAAATCCCACATCTGTTTGCGTGCATAGATTGTTACAAGAAAGTTATCACCACGTTCATTAACATACCGATCTTTTATGTGCTGAGGCAGAACATCAAGGGTAATGAGTTCAGGATTTGCCATATCAAATAATTTCTTTTTTAAAACCGGATAATAATACTTCTGAAATTTATTGAGCTGACGCACTGCCAGTACTGGCTTATCCTGAATTGCTTCAATCAGTTCCATAATAAGACCCTGAACATCTTCCTGTTCTGGGTCTCCGATAATGAGTTTACATTTCTCATCAATCTTATCCTGACCTCCGATATATGCCAGCTGAGCAAGCTCGTAGATATTCAGATCAAGCCGCTTTAGCTGGGCAATTAATTTTTTAAGTGAATTTACTTCTAAAAGGGCTATTTTCTTATTCTTTCCAATTTTTTCTCTTAGGGCTTTAACATAGGGCTGGCGCAACCTCTGCACTGATTCAGGCGGACAGACATCACCGATTCCCTCAACAATACTTAATGCCGGCAAGGCCTTTGCTTTTTGTTCCAGTTTCCAGGATTCTTCAATTGAAGAAGCAGTAACCATGGCAAAATCAGGGCTCATTTCAAATGCCTTTATAATTGTATCCTGAAGATGGATTACTGGAATATCCGGCTCTAAACTCATCATATTATAATTGAATTTTAGATTGAATGCTTGATATAACAGAATACCAGTAATAACCACCCCGCCTATTATGTAAAGCGCTCTATGCTTTACAACATTTTGACCGACATTACCAAGAAAATGAAATTCAGAAACCTTTGGTTTTACCATCTCCTTTTTAACGCGGAAGATCCAGCGTTCCCGCACAACCAGGATCGCAGGCAGTGCGGCAAGCGAAGTAATCATTGCACTACAGATCCCAATACCGAGCACAATCCCCATCTCTTTAATACCACGGGTCGACGAGATTGCCAGGGCAAAAAATGCCGCCGCCGTAGTCAGGGCACCAGTAATTATACCGGAACCCGAACGGGCAAAAGTTTCTTCCATTGCCTGTCTCTGATCAGAATCGATATTACGGCGCTCATTATAAACTGAAATCAGGTGAATCGCATAATCAATACCAAGGCCAATAAGTATCACAGCGAATATCGAAGTCATCATATTAAGCCGACCAATTGTAATAGCCACAATGCCCGCAGTAATAATTATTGCGATAACAAGATTTAAACCGGCAAGGATCGGTGCACTCCACATCCGAAAGCTAATAATAAAGAGGATTATCACAAGCAGTAGGGCGATTATTGAACTTAAGAACATCGCCTTTTCCGTATATTCCATTTCATATTTCTGAATTGGAATAATACCAGTGACACCGGCATGAATCCCGAGATATTTTTTTTGTGTCCTTTCGATAATCTCTTCAATGGCACTGGTTGCCGCAATGTCTTTTTCAATATCGATCGAAGAAAAGGTTGGTTTACAGGAAAGAAGTAGAGTTTTCTTATTGTAGGAAATAAAATAAAGATCGCCATATAGAAAACGCTCAACCATTGAGTCAATCAGAACATGATTTGCACCTACCGGGGTATTTATAAATGTATCCATTGTTTTAAGCCAGTGGTATAAGCCATCGAGTGCGCGGGCTGCTTCGTCTTCTTTTGTCCGCGTATCCAGTGCCTGATCATTGCCAACATATTCTTTTTCAAAATTATTATTAATGTTATCAAGCAAAGGTACTAAATTCAAATCATTGAACATATCAGTTGTATTTCTGAGATCTTCAATGTCAGTAAGCATAAAACCGTGCCGACCAAAAAATTCCTTATCGAGTTTATAGTCAACCCGTTCAATATACGCCTCTAATTCTTCGATTTCTGGAGCAATTTCATCAGCAAATTTTTTGATTGCCGCCTCTTCACCTTGAATAACAATAAGTATTGTTGAGGTGCTCTTAAATTCTTTTATGATACGCTCGAACTCCTGAGCCATAGGATCGCCTGAAGGCAGCATATCTGACCAGCGCATATCCATTCGCAGAGCAGAAGCAAAGATCACTGAAAGGATAATAAGAACAAAAATAACAGCCAATACCCACCAGGGATGTGTTGCCACAAAACGTGCCCACTGCCGTAATAATCTTTCTTTCATATATTTCTTTCTCCTCAATTTATAGTTTAGAAGTAAACCGTAGCACGCAGCAGACCGCTGTTTCCAAAATTATGATTGAATGCCTTGCCTTCAGCACCAATAAATATATTGAACATCAAAGCGAGATCGATGTTTTCAAAGAGACTGCTGTTTATCATCGGCACCAATACCACACTCTGATCACTAATACTGAAAATGAACATACTGCCTACAGTGGTTAAATCAGTAATGGGGTATTGCGTAAGACCATATAACTGGTCGCGTGAGATTGTTTTGACCTCCCCTGTGATATAACGCATCCAATCATTGAGGTCATAATTATGGTAATCATCTTTTGCAATCGAGTTGTGATGATACTCGAACATTATATAAAAACCATTCTTAAAGGTGTAATCACCACCTGCCAGACACTCATAAGAATTCTCTCCTTCATCAGCCATAACATTATAAACACCTTCACCCCACACTCCACAGCCGAGCAGTTCTCCCACAAAATCAGCACCGAGCATGGTTCGTTCTTCCGTAGCAGACTGGAATGTATAAAAATCGGTCGTTGTATGCCAGAATCGATATGCAATAGCTGAAATATCAAAATGTCCCAGTCCGAGTTTTACCCGACCGAGTTTACCTGATTGCTGCCAATCAGCATTGATCGGCGTGTAAAGTGCAGTAATACTGATACGTGGCACCGGGTATATCTCTATTCTGAGCGCATTGTGGCCGGACTGTTCATAGGTTGGATCGAGCGCATCTTTGATGTTTAATTGATCAGTGGGATTGGCAAAATAACCAGTGCCAAACGAAATCTGCTGTTTACCAATCATAAAAGCAAACTTAGGAACATTCAGGCGGACATAGGCATTGTCCAGATATATTGTGTCATTGAAATAACTCTCATAATAGGGCTGCATCTCAGGCGGAATTGAATCGGCGATCTCATCCGGCAAAAAATCTAAAATATTCCAGTGGCGTAGACCAAAGTAATGAAGATAGATGAGGTCTGCTCCAAAACGCACATTTTTGTTTTCGGTATTTTTTAAATCGATACGTAGTTTTCCATAGCCGGTCTGGTTGTAATCACGGTTCAGTAAATATCCGGCATATTGTGGTTCAAAATAACCGTAAATCTCAACCTGGCCATATAGCCCGGCTAAAGGCAGGATCAGAACCAAAATGATTATCAATTCAATAATCCAGTTCTTATTACATAGATTCTTCATTGTTTCATTCCTTCCTCAGTGAATAACGCGTCTGGTAAATCAACATTATAATTAATCTCTATGATTTCCATAGTCGTCTTGGTATCGTCGAGTTTGTTGTACATCGTAAATTTCATCGGCGTATAGATGCCGTCGATAAGTTCTATGTCCGTGCAGATGAGTTGCTTTTCACGCAGCTCGGGATCATCATCATGGAAATAGTCAATGACAATCGGCACAAACGTTTTTTTGTCGACCCAGACAATAATCCGCGAGTAACCGGCGTCACTCTCTGGTTTACGGCTCAATTCCAGTTTATAACATTGACGCCCTTCCTTTTTCTCGTCCTCCAGACGTACGGATTCGTATTCTTCGACAAAGGTATTGGAACCGCCCATATCCTCATACGAAAAGTCACTGCCTTCAAGTTTTTGCCGGCGTGCATGACTGGCAAGTTTACGCACATGATTTCTTTTGGGAAAATAGATCCAGATGTCGTCACCGTCATTGAGCATCAGGATAGTCTGTCCCTTGACACGGGAAGGCTCAAGGTATTTCATAAGGCTCTTTTTACCTCGACCTTTTGAATAGGTGTGATAGAAAAACGAACGCTCCTCACCTGACGTGGTTGTGATCGTCATCTTCATCTTTGCTTCTGATTGTTCCGGATTCATCGCCTGCGTCATAGTGTTAATAATCTCACCTGCAGTAATATTGTCCTCTGCCCAAACCAGGTGGCTGTATATTGCACCTGCCAAAAAAAGTAAGATAAAACCAAGTAAATATTTAAACATATTTCCTCCTTTTACCATAATCGATATCTTCTTTTTGTCTGTTTATCATCTGGTTCAGTCCGGGGCTGTAATTTTTCAAAGAAGAACTGCATTATTTCTTCAAACTCGCCCGGCACATATATTTTTATTGAACCCCTGGCTGCACCAAGAATGCGTTCAATTAAGTCCTGATACATCTTTATCTTGATACTCGTCTGTGCACATATCTTCTTAATATCAGTCGCACCATTGAGCAAACTTTTGCAGACAACTTCATTTATATGTCTTCCTAAATTTATTATAATCTCGCCCATATATTCAGGGTACGAGGTATTGAACACACCTTCTTTTATACCCTGCTTAACAATCTTTTCAATTATCCCTGAATTTTTTTCAATCGAACGTTCAAACATCCGCGCACGCAGCAAGTAATTCTCTTCCTGGTAAAGGGTCTTTAAGAATATAAGAAAGAGGTCAATATTTTTTACCTTGTAGCCGGTTCCAGCGCGAAATATTTCATTTATCTTTTCTATTGCACTTTTCTTTGAATCCGCAATCAGCTGCAATTGCCGCGACATTTCAGTAACCATCTCCTCAACCAGAGAATCGAGCAATTGCATCTTGGAACTGAAATAATGATAAAAAGTACCCTTTGCAATATCAAGGGCATCGATTATATCCTGAACAGTGGTGGTCTCATAGCCTTTCTGGAAGAACAATCGTCGGGCAGTATCAATAATCTCCTGCCGGCGAACCCGGTAATCTTGTCCCTGCTTAACCATAATTCCTCCTTTAGACCGACCGTCGGTTTAGGGAATAATATTATAGACCGACCGTCAGTCTATAATATTCTATCAATTTTTTTTGATTTGTCAAGCCCTTTTTATCGAAAAACTTCTGACTGCGGGTGTGAAACATTATCTGTAATTCTACCTATGTAATTCTACGTATAATATTCCATTTTTAAATAATGGGCTGTCGAGTATATTTTAAAGTTCAACAAGCGACTTAAGAACGGAGTCAATAAAGATGAAAGAGAAGCAGAAGCCAAAAGAAAACAGTGTCCTTCAAAAATCAATTAATTACAGAAAAACGGACAAACAACCATTGTTCGTTGAAAAGGAGGTGAGCCACGATGAAAGGCATAATAAATAAAGGCATTCAGGAAATGGTCGAGAGTATGTACGGTACAGATGCCTGGAATACAGTGAAAGAAAAAGCCGGGTGTAATGAACCGTTCTTTGCAATCAGCCTTGATTACCCCGATGAAATGACCATCGCACTTATTAAAGCGGCTGCCGAGGTCTCAGGAAGGGACGAGGAAACAGTAATGGTTGAATACGGAAAGTTTATGGTTCCCAACACCCTGAAGAAATATTATCCCACATATTTCAAACTGGCGGGTTCCACGGCCCGGGAATTTCTTCTCAACATGGGAAAAGTTCATGAACAGGCGACGCGCAGCATCACCAATGCAAAACCGCCCCATTTTGATTATGAAGAGACGTCCGACGGTAAACTACGGATGTGCTATCATTCAAAACGAAATCTCTGTGCGGTGTTGCGTGGATTGATTCTCGGAGTAGGCATTCTGTTCAATGAAAAGCTGAAAGTACAGGAGATCGCCTGTGTACACAAAGGTGACCCCAACTGCATTATGGAGGTAACCTTTTCATGAAAAAAACAGATAAGTCAATCCGGATAATTCCAGAACAATTGACAACCTTTGCCCCTTTTATTATCCTTACAGATAAGAAACTCATCATCAAATGGGCGAGTAAAGCCGTCATCAAAAGAGACAAAAAAATTATCGGCAGAAAAATATCGGATGTCCTGACTTCAAAAACACCCATAAAAAAGATAACCGTGAGCGGACTAAAAAAGCACCAGGGAAAACGTTTTAATTTCATCCTGTTGAATAAAAAAGCACCGGTGAATCTCATCGGCTACTGGCTTGAAACAGAAAAAGGTTTTTTACTCATGGCAACGCCAGATGTAAAAACCACCGAAGAACTTTCCACCCTCTCGTTTGAAGATTTTCCCGAGAATGACCGCACCATTGACTTCCTCGTCGCCCAGGATGAAATAAAATATTCGTTGAATGAAGCGACACGCACCTCGAACATCCTCAAAGAACAGAATCAGGCTCTGGAAAAGTCTAAGAAAGAACTTGAATCATTGAATGCTGATTTAAAAAAGGAGATAGCCGAACGTAAACGTATTGAGGCTGAACTGGTTGAAGCCCGTAAAGTGGCACTTCAGGCGTCTCGTACAAAATCAGAATTTCTCGCGAGCATGAGCCATGAAATACGAACGCCGATGAATGCGATCATCGGAATGGCGGACCTGTTGTGGGAGACCGACTTGACCCCCGAACAACAGCAGTACGTGAAGATATTCCGCAATGCCGGAGAGAATCTTCTCAATATAATCAATGATATTCTTGACATTTCCAAAGTCGAAGCCGGCCAGATCGAACTCGAAAATATCGACTTTAATCTGAACGACCTAATTGAAAAGACGTGTGAAATAATGGCGCTTCGCGCCCATACAAAAAATCTCGAGCTCACCTGCTATTTGAAGTCCGATGTTCCTACTGAACTGGTCGGAGATCCCATCCGGCTGCGTCAGATCATCGTGAATCTCGTGGGTAATGCGATAAAATTCACCGAAGAAGGTGAAGTCGTCATCAGGATTGAAAAACTTAAAGAAAAGAAAGACGGAGAAAAAAATTCTGTAACCATCCTCTTTTCGGTATCAGACACCGGCATCGGGATACCTGAAGATAAATTAAACACGATCTTCGACACCTTCACACAGGCTGATGCATCCACGACCAGAAAATACGGCGGTACCGGTTTAGGACTCGCCATCTCCAAAAAACTGGTTGAACTGATGAACGGCAAAATTTGGGTCGAAAGTGAAGTAGGAAAAGGAAGTACCTTTCGGTTCACCGCAAAATTCGGGATTGCAAAAAAGATAGAAGAAGAAAAAACAACACCCCTTATCAATCTCAATGGTGTCAGCATTCTCGTCGTCGACGACAACGCCACCAATCGGCTAATCCTGAGGGAACTCCTCAACGGCTGGGGTGCCGAGGTGACCGAGGCGGAAAACGGCGCACGAGCCGTCGCCTTAGTGAAAAAAGCATCAAGAACAGACAATTTCTACGACCTCATCCTGCTGGACTGCCGAATGCCCGGCATGGGAGGATTCGAAGTTGTTGAAAAGATCAATGAGATCCTTGGAGAAACAAAAACGACCATTATGATGCTCACCTCAGACCGACGCAAAGGAGATATCGCGAAATGCCGTGAATTGAATATCGCAACCTATCTGGTGAAGCCGATAAAAAAATCAGAATTACAGAATGCAATCAAGGTGGCACTGGGTAAAGCCAAAGTTAAAGCGAAAAAAGACAAAAAGAAAAAAAAGGACCATCGAAAAAGCACCTCTGCTCCCAATATCCTGCTTGTTGAAGATTCAGAAGACAACCGCTTTTTGATTCAGGCGTACTTGAAAAAAATCGTCTGCCGCATCGATATAGCGGAAAACGGAGCAATCGGTGTTGAAAAGTTCAAAAAGAACAAATATGATATCATTCTTATGGATATGCAGATGCCGGTGATGGACGGTTATACGGCGACAAGAGAAATCCGTAAATTGGAAAAAGAAAAGGGATTGAAACACACACCCATTATCGCCCTCACCGCTCACGCGTTGAAAGAAGAGATACAAAAGAGCCTTGATGCAGGATGCGACATTCATCTGTCAAAGCCTATTAAAAAAGTTAAACTCCTGGAAATAATTAAAAAATATACAGGAGAAAATTTATGACAGGGAATCAAGAAAATTCAAATAAAAAACACGTCGAAGTTCATATCGACGAAGAACTCAAAGAATTGATTCCGGGTTATCTTAAAAACCGCCATAAAGACATCGAGTCTATCACAGAAGCGTTGAAAAATGATGATTTCTCCATAATCCAGACACTCGGCCACAGCATGAAGGGTTCTGGCGGTGGTTATGGTTTTAATCTGATATCTGAAATCGGTAAGAAGCTGGAACAGGCAGCTAAGGATAAATCCCGTGAAACAATCACGGCATGCCTAACCGAATTGAAAGATTATCTCGATCATTTAGAGATCGTGTATGAATAAAGAAGAACAACCATTGATTCTGGTGGTCGATGACGACCGTGACCTTCTCGCGTTGTTCGAACGCCTGCTGACCAAGCACAACTATCGGGTTATCACCGCAGACAGCGGTATTAAGGCATGGGAAGTACTGTCAGAAACAAAACCGGATATCATTCTTCTTGATGTCATGATGCCGGGAATGAACGGTTATCGGTTCTGTGCCAGGCTCCAAGCCGACAGCGAAACCGCTTTCATCCCGGTGATCTTCGTCACCGGTCTTAAAGAAGAGCACAACAAAGCAAAAGCATTTTCAGTTGGTGCAGTGGATTATTTAGTGAAACCGATTGATAAAAAAATTCTTATCGAAAAGATCGAAAAACACCTGAAAACACAACGACAGTGGCAGAGTTTACGCAAGGTCTCTTTTCGTACCGGTACTCGGCTGGCATCATTCAACTTCACCCGATTCAAAGAATTTTTAAAAAAACAACTGAATTTATCCGTCAAAGAAGAATATAAACTTGCGATGATAACCCATACGGAAATTTATTCCGCTGCTGCGGAACTCGGTGTAACGAATGAAAAGATCGCCCGCTACATCGCAGCTTTCCTTGACCTGCCGTATCTTGACTATATCGATCCGTCAACCGTGGAACTCGGTGTTCTACCGGTGCCGTTCTGTCGGACGAATCATGTTTTGGCAGTAAAAAGCAACAGCCGTAACCGTGTTTTCGTTCTGAGCAATCCCTTTGACCTTGAGCTGCTGGATATCATAGAAAAGTTAAAAAAACCTGAAGATAAACCACTCAAACTTGTCATAACCAAACCGGAAAATATCGAAGCATTCCTCAAAAGCGGAACAGGCGACACCAGCACCGTAGACAAGGAACTTTCATTTAAGAAGGATCAGGATAAACTCACGCGACTTCCTGAAGTCAAAGAAACCGCTTCTGCCCGGGAAGAGGATATGGATGAATTCCCGATCCTCTCCATTGCAAACAACATTCTTCAGACAGCCGTGGCCCAACGGGCGAGTGATATCCACATTGAACCAAAAAAAGATAAAACGGTCGTCCGTTTCCGTATTGACGGAGATATGCACGACCTTTTCACTTTGAAAAAAAAGACCGGTGTGATGTTGATCAATCGGTTCAAGGTAATCGCTGATATGGACATAGCGGAGAAACACAAACCCCAGGATGGCTCAGTGGAAGCAGTGATAAGTGATCGAAATTTCAAATTACGACTGGCGACGACTTCCACCCCTGATGGAGAGAGCCTCATCATCAGACTTCTGGAGCCGAATGTAAAACCGAAAAAGTTGACCGAACTCGGGATGACTGAAGAACAGACAAAAACAATGATTGATATGACCAGAAGAACCCACGGTCTTATCCTGATAGTCGGGCCTACAGGTTCAGGAAAAACCACCACGATCTACAGTCTCTTATCCCAGATCGATTGTAAAGCAAGAAGCCTGGTCACAATCGAGGATCCGGTTGAATACCGCATTCCTTTTGCAAATCATCAACAGGTTAATGAAAAAGCCGGTGTTACTTTTGAAGCGCTCCTAAAATCAGTGGTCAGGCAGGATCCGGATGTAATATTTATGGGCGAAATCAGAGACCCGTATTCAGCACGCATGGCTGTAGACTTCGCAAGTACCGGCCATCTAACCGTCAGCACGTTACATACCACCAATACGACGACCGCCATCTTTCGGCTGGAAAGACTGGGGATTGACAGAACCGTTATGGCGGATGCGCTATTGTGTATAGTCGCTCAAAGACTCGTCAAAAAACTCTGTGTTCACTGCAAAAAGATCGTTCCGATTTCAAATGAAGAGAAGAATATGCTGGCGCCGTTCACAGATGAAATACCTGAATTCGTAGCCCATCCGGTCGGCTGTCCGAAGTGCAACAACATCGGGTATTGGGGTAGAGAAGGTGTCTACGAGATTTTGACCTTCGG includes:
- the tadA gene encoding tRNA adenosine(34) deaminase TadA; translated protein: MTYEFFMKEALKEAERAFNEKEVPIGAVAVFKNQIIGRGHNQTERLQDPTAHAEMIAITAAANSLNSWRLQEVDIYATIEPCIMCAGALVLARVRRIVFGARDEKFGGCGSIFNVVQEKRLNHRIEIVEGVLQRQAAALIREFFQKRRKEQL
- a CDS encoding NAD-dependent malic enzyme — its product is MRDFAIQVDPMNGEKYIRVPFKGRLLVEHPIYNKGSAFTEQEREQLDLHGVLPRHSSTMDEQVKRVYENYSKKTSPIEKFIFLLGLLDRNETLFYRLVLDNAEEMLPIVYTPTVGEAAKTFSHMFRRPRGLYIAADQITMIDSILANAPFSNVNLIVVTDGERILGLGDQGVGGMAIPVGKTSLYVVGAGLHPALCLPILLDVGTNNKDLLNDPLYLGLRHERLTGDEYYSVIEHFVQSVKRVFPHALVQWEDFGKQHALRILNRYRERICSFNDDIQGTGAVTLAALLSAIYGKGEKLKDQIYVFFGFGQAGYGIANILTHAMIDEGLTEKEAKERIYPLGHNGLVFDDTNPHEYQAPFARSRADTGSWKLRNPDKIDLYDTVLNSKATVLIGTSGMPNSFTAEVLAQMAENTAQPVIFALSNPNKKCECTPEQAFTATNGSCLIATGSPFDAVVVNGETRKITQCNNMYIFPGVGLGAIVSMTSKVTDAMFYAAAKALQDLIPHSAAAKGNLLPEISDIRKVSEEVAFAVAKEARDAGLGIHLADDKLRELISHAIWNPEYLPYRYEQ
- a CDS encoding multidrug RND transporter, whose translation is MKERLLRQWARFVATHPWWVLAVIFVLIILSVIFASALRMDMRWSDMLPSGDPMAQEFERIIKEFKSTSTILIVIQGEEAAIKKFADEIAPEIEELEAYIERVDYKLDKEFFGRHGFMLTDIEDLRNTTDMFNDLNLVPLLDNINNNFEKEYVGNDQALDTRTKEDEAARALDGLYHWLKTMDTFINTPVGANHVLIDSMVERFLYGDLYFISYNKKTLLLSCKPTFSSIDIEKDIAATSAIEEIIERTQKKYLGIHAGVTGIIPIQKYEMEYTEKAMFLSSIIALLLVIILFIISFRMWSAPILAGLNLVIAIIITAGIVAITIGRLNMMTSIFAVILIGLGIDYAIHLISVYNERRNIDSDQRQAMEETFARSGSGIITGALTTAAAFFALAISSTRGIKEMGIVLGIGICSAMITSLAALPAILVVRERWIFRVKKEMVKPKVSEFHFLGNVGQNVVKHRALYIIGGVVITGILLYQAFNLKFNYNMMSLEPDIPVIHLQDTIIKAFEMSPDFAMVTASSIEESWKLEQKAKALPALSIVEGIGDVCPPESVQRLRQPYVKALREKIGKNKKIALLEVNSLKKLIAQLKRLDLNIYELAQLAYIGGQDKIDEKCKLIIGDPEQEDVQGLIMELIEAIQDKPVLAVRQLNKFQKYYYPVLKKKLFDMANPELITLDVLPQHIKDRYVNERGDNFLVTIYARKQMWDFAVLDRFTKQLQLVSPRVTGTPPMFLHLINLIGKDGLWATILTLIVVLLLLWIDFRSLRLALLGMLPLISGGIVMMGIMKSFGMLLDFINVMGIPMIVGIGIDDGVHVIHRYKYEGFDKTSDVLRSTGKAILLTSLTTMAGFGALSFSSYPAYRSLGTLLTVGVAACFVMTVLFIPGIISLFRRKN
- a CDS encoding outer membrane lipoprotein-sorting protein; translated protein: MKYLEPSRVKGQTILMLNDGDDIWIYFPKRNHVRKLASHARRQKLEGSDFSYEDMGGSNTFVEEYESVRLEDEKKEGRQCYKLELSRKPESDAGYSRIIVWVDKKTFVPIVIDYFHDDDPELREKQLICTDIELIDGIYTPMKFTMYNKLDDTKTTMEIIEINYNVDLPDALFTEEGMKQ
- a CDS encoding TetR/AcrR family transcriptional regulator, with amino-acid sequence MVKQGQDYRVRRQEIIDTARRLFFQKGYETTTVQDIIDALDIAKGTFYHYFSSKMQLLDSLVEEMVTEMSRQLQLIADSKKSAIEKINEIFRAGTGYKVKNIDLFLIFLKTLYQEENYLLRARMFERSIEKNSGIIEKIVKQGIKEGVFNTSYPEYMGEIIINLGRHINEVVCKSLLNGATDIKKICAQTSIKIKMYQDLIERILGAARGSIKIYVPGEFEEIMQFFFEKLQPRTEPDDKQTKRRYRLW
- a CDS encoding heme NO-binding protein, giving the protein MKGIINKGIQEMVESMYGTDAWNTVKEKAGCNEPFFAISLDYPDEMTIALIKAAAEVSGRDEETVMVEYGKFMVPNTLKKYYPTYFKLAGSTAREFLLNMGKVHEQATRSITNAKPPHFDYEETSDGKLRMCYHSKRNLCAVLRGLILGVGILFNEKLKVQEIACVHKGDPNCIMEVTFS